A single Calidifontibacter indicus DNA region contains:
- a CDS encoding DUF6104 family protein has protein sequence MYFTDRGIEELSTRRGEEEVSFEWLADQLRTFLDLNPEFEVPVERLATWLARLDDDE, from the coding sequence ATGTACTTCACCGACCGCGGCATCGAGGAGCTTTCGACTCGACGCGGCGAGGAGGAAGTCAGCTTCGAGTGGCTCGCCGACCAGTTGCGCACGTTCCTCGACCTCAACCCTGAGTTCGAGGTGCCCGTCGAACGCCTGGCAACATGGTTGGCTCGACTCGACGACGACGAGTGA
- the rfbD gene encoding dTDP-4-dehydrorhamnose reductase — protein MWVLLGGTGMLGQDLQRVLTTAGREFVALGSADCDIRDLDAVRAAVSVTGSAAGESRSLGSSGVRVVVNCAAWTAVDAAEAHEAEAFAINAVGARNAAVVAREVGARFVHVSTDYVFDGAAQGAYGEDHPQAPRSAYGRTKVAGEWAVRAADPDAYVVRTAWLYGAGGGNFVKTMLRLAGERNTLTVVADQEGQPTWTHDLAELIVRLVDSGAPGGYYHGTSSGATSWHGFAQEIFRLSGLDPARVNPISTEQFPTPAQRPANSVLGHDAFASVGIDPIADWADRLATALPAVSDVLSAASPATAPSTNDSQNQG, from the coding sequence ATGTGGGTGTTGCTGGGGGGGACCGGCATGCTCGGTCAGGATCTGCAGCGTGTGCTGACAACTGCCGGTCGGGAGTTCGTGGCGTTGGGTAGCGCCGACTGCGACATCCGTGATCTCGACGCGGTGCGTGCCGCAGTGTCGGTTACGGGGTCGGCTGCGGGGGAGTCGCGGTCGCTGGGTTCGTCCGGCGTTCGGGTCGTCGTCAACTGTGCGGCGTGGACCGCGGTCGACGCGGCCGAGGCTCATGAGGCCGAGGCGTTCGCGATCAACGCGGTCGGGGCCCGGAACGCCGCTGTCGTGGCGCGTGAGGTTGGTGCACGGTTCGTGCACGTGTCGACCGATTACGTGTTCGACGGTGCCGCGCAGGGAGCGTACGGCGAGGACCACCCGCAGGCGCCGCGGTCGGCGTACGGCCGCACCAAGGTGGCCGGGGAGTGGGCCGTGCGTGCGGCCGACCCGGACGCGTACGTGGTGCGCACCGCATGGTTGTACGGCGCGGGAGGAGGCAATTTCGTCAAGACGATGCTGCGACTGGCCGGTGAGCGGAACACTTTGACAGTGGTGGCCGATCAGGAGGGGCAGCCGACCTGGACGCACGATCTGGCCGAGTTGATCGTGCGACTGGTCGATTCCGGTGCGCCGGGCGGCTACTACCACGGCACCAGCAGCGGCGCGACGAGCTGGCACGGGTTCGCCCAGGAGATCTTCCGGTTGTCCGGGCTCGACCCGGCCAGGGTCAACCCGATCAGCACCGAACAGTTCCCCACGCCCGCGCAGCGTCCGGCCAACAGCGTGCTCGGCCACGACGCGTTCGCCTCGGTCGGCATCGACCCGATCGCCGACTGGGCCGACCGCCTGGCCACCGCACTGCCCGCCGTGAGCGATGTCCTGTCCGCCGCCTCGCCGGCCACCGCCCCCTCGACGAACGACTCCCAGAACCAGGGCTGA
- a CDS encoding sugar transferase: protein MAIDQRVTTVASTDVGWRRKMQARLFAFDFVAVAVALGTAVIIRFGDETDRRVSGLAELSYPQTAVLLGIAWLATIAAFGGYSLRVVAVGSAEYHGLARATWSTFGGIAIFAALFQIQFARGFLLVALPLGLFLLLVGRLAARRMLVRQRERGEWVERALVVGSPVEVRYVVDAMERASIAGYKVVAVATGGTDAEFELADGGMLPEMGLPEDAARSAVISGATAVVVAGQSSSGPTFLRDLGWALEDTDCDLVLASRITDVAGPRIHWQPVDGLPLIAVDMPRYTGVKYLGKRAFDVIVGGLGTLALMPVMLIAALAIKLEDRGPIFYRQERVGVNGDRFRITKFRSMVPDAEAKQAELRARHDGNAILFKLRADPRVTRVGRFIRRYSIDELPQLFDVLRGDMSLVGPRPPLPTEVDLYDQHVHRRLYVKPGITGPWQVGGRSNLTWDESVRKDLYYVENWSITGDLLILVKTVRAVIRGDGAY, encoded by the coding sequence ATGGCCATCGACCAGCGGGTCACAACAGTCGCGAGCACAGACGTCGGCTGGCGCCGCAAGATGCAGGCACGGCTGTTCGCCTTCGACTTCGTCGCCGTCGCCGTCGCGCTCGGCACCGCCGTCATCATCCGGTTCGGCGACGAGACCGATCGCCGGGTGTCCGGCCTCGCCGAACTCTCCTACCCCCAGACCGCGGTTCTGCTCGGCATCGCGTGGCTGGCCACCATCGCCGCGTTCGGTGGCTACAGCCTGCGGGTCGTGGCCGTCGGATCCGCCGAGTACCACGGACTGGCGCGCGCCACCTGGTCGACCTTCGGTGGCATCGCGATCTTCGCGGCACTGTTCCAGATCCAGTTCGCCCGCGGATTCCTGCTCGTCGCGCTACCCCTCGGGCTCTTCCTACTACTGGTCGGACGGCTGGCCGCCCGCCGCATGCTGGTGCGCCAGCGGGAGCGCGGCGAGTGGGTCGAACGCGCGCTTGTCGTCGGGTCACCCGTCGAGGTGCGCTACGTCGTCGACGCCATGGAACGGGCCTCCATCGCCGGCTACAAGGTGGTCGCGGTTGCGACCGGCGGCACCGACGCCGAGTTCGAACTCGCCGACGGCGGAATGCTCCCTGAGATGGGGCTGCCCGAGGACGCCGCCCGGTCCGCCGTCATCTCCGGTGCCACCGCCGTGGTCGTCGCCGGCCAGAGTTCGAGCGGGCCGACCTTCCTGCGTGACCTCGGCTGGGCCCTGGAAGACACCGACTGCGACCTGGTGCTCGCCTCCCGGATCACCGACGTGGCGGGCCCTCGAATCCACTGGCAGCCGGTCGACGGACTCCCGCTGATCGCGGTCGACATGCCGCGCTACACCGGCGTGAAGTACCTCGGCAAACGCGCCTTCGACGTCATCGTCGGCGGCCTCGGAACGCTCGCGCTCATGCCGGTCATGCTCATCGCGGCGCTCGCCATCAAACTCGAGGATCGCGGCCCGATCTTCTACCGCCAGGAGCGGGTCGGGGTCAACGGCGACCGGTTCCGCATCACGAAGTTCCGCTCGATGGTGCCCGACGCCGAGGCGAAGCAGGCCGAACTGCGCGCCCGGCACGACGGCAACGCGATCCTGTTCAAGTTGCGCGCCGACCCGCGGGTCACCCGCGTCGGCCGTTTCATCCGCCGCTACTCGATCGACGAACTGCCGCAGCTGTTCGATGTGCTGCGTGGTGACATGTCGCTCGTCGGTCCCCGTCCGCCGCTGCCCACCGAGGTCGACCTCTACGACCAGCACGTGCACCGGCGCCTCTACGTCAAGCCCGGCATCACCGGCCCCTGGCAGGTCGGCGGACGCTCCAACCTCACCTGGGACGAGAGCGTGCGCAAGGACCTCTACTACGTCGAGAACTGGTCGATCACCGGTGACCTGCTGATTCTGGTGAAGACCGTGCGCGCTGTGATCCGCGGCGACGGTGCGTATTAG
- a CDS encoding PIG-L deacetylase family protein: MTSTPTSDPSPLLPALPDEDWSRVLCVVAHPDDMEYGSSAAVAAWTARGVEVTYLLLTSGEAGMQTPPEQVGPIRADEQAKACETVDVSDLVIMNHPDGMLMPTLELRRDIARVIRRVRPDAVLTANFDFEAYGGLNQADHRAAGLATVDAVRDADNTWVFRELAEDEGLRKWHTRWLLVAGHPDATHALAVGADQVAASVASLECHQAYLADLPWHPKPADFIPEILRTGGKAAGHEFAVTFRAYDLG, encoded by the coding sequence ATGACCTCGACGCCGACCTCCGACCCCTCGCCTCTGCTCCCCGCGCTGCCCGACGAGGACTGGTCGCGGGTGTTGTGCGTCGTCGCCCACCCCGACGACATGGAGTACGGCTCGTCCGCCGCCGTCGCCGCCTGGACCGCGCGCGGGGTCGAGGTCACCTACCTGCTGCTGACCAGCGGTGAGGCCGGCATGCAGACGCCGCCGGAGCAGGTCGGGCCGATCCGGGCGGACGAACAGGCCAAGGCGTGCGAGACGGTCGATGTCAGCGACCTGGTCATCATGAACCACCCCGACGGGATGCTGATGCCGACGCTCGAGCTGCGTCGCGACATCGCCCGGGTGATCCGCCGGGTGCGTCCCGACGCGGTGCTCACCGCCAACTTCGACTTCGAGGCGTATGGCGGTCTGAACCAGGCCGACCACCGGGCCGCCGGGCTGGCGACCGTCGACGCGGTGCGCGACGCCGACAACACATGGGTCTTCCGCGAGCTCGCCGAGGACGAGGGATTGCGCAAGTGGCACACCCGGTGGCTGCTGGTGGCCGGGCACCCGGACGCCACCCACGCCCTGGCGGTGGGCGCCGACCAGGTCGCCGCGTCCGTCGCGTCGCTCGAATGCCACCAGGCCTATCTGGCTGACCTGCCGTGGCACCCGAAGCCGGCCGACTTCATCCCGGAGATCCTGCGCACCGGCGGAAAGGCAGCCGGCCACGAGTTCGCAGTGACCTTCCGCGCCTACGACCTGGGTTAG
- the rfbB gene encoding dTDP-glucose 4,6-dehydratase, with amino-acid sequence MHVVVTGGAGFIGSNFVHLTRATRPDVRVTVLDKLTYAGSLASLDGVLEDARGDSMVEFVQGDICDAGLVDSLVSGADVVVHFAAESHNDNSLADPRPFLDTNVIGTYTLLEAVRRHGVRYHHISTDEVYGDLELDDPNRFTEATPYNPSSPYSSTKGASDLLVRAWVRSFGVAATISNCSNNYGPRQHVEKFIPRQITNLIDGVRPKLYGDGLNVRDWIHVDDHNSAVWTIIERGQIGATYLIGADGEESNRSVIEAILAGFGQPVDAFDHVTDRAGHDRRYAIDASRLRSELGWSPVYTDFADGLAATIEWYRNNEGWWRPMKQDVENKYALTQQVLETHN; translated from the coding sequence GTGCACGTTGTCGTTACCGGTGGGGCCGGTTTCATCGGGAGTAATTTCGTTCACTTGACCCGGGCGACGCGTCCGGATGTGCGGGTGACGGTGCTGGACAAGTTGACGTATGCGGGGTCGTTGGCGTCCTTGGACGGTGTCCTCGAGGATGCGCGTGGGGACTCGATGGTCGAGTTCGTGCAGGGTGACATCTGTGATGCCGGGTTGGTCGATTCGTTGGTGTCGGGTGCGGATGTGGTGGTGCACTTCGCGGCGGAGTCGCACAACGACAACTCGTTGGCCGATCCGCGGCCGTTCCTGGACACGAACGTGATCGGCACGTACACGTTGTTGGAGGCGGTGCGTCGGCACGGGGTGCGGTATCACCACATCTCGACCGATGAGGTGTACGGCGATCTGGAGTTGGACGACCCGAACCGGTTCACCGAGGCGACGCCGTACAACCCCTCGTCGCCGTATTCGTCGACCAAGGGCGCGTCGGATTTGTTGGTGCGGGCGTGGGTGCGGTCGTTCGGGGTGGCGGCGACGATCTCGAACTGTTCGAACAATTACGGGCCCAGGCAGCATGTGGAGAAGTTCATTCCGCGGCAGATCACGAATCTGATCGACGGGGTGCGGCCGAAGTTGTACGGCGACGGGTTGAACGTGCGGGACTGGATCCATGTCGATGACCACAACAGTGCGGTGTGGACGATCATCGAGCGCGGGCAGATCGGTGCGACGTATCTGATCGGGGCGGATGGTGAGGAGTCGAACCGGTCGGTGATCGAGGCGATCCTGGCCGGGTTCGGGCAGCCGGTGGATGCGTTCGATCATGTGACGGATCGGGCGGGGCACGATCGCCGGTACGCGATCGATGCGTCGCGGTTGCGGTCGGAGTTGGGGTGGTCGCCGGTGTACACCGACTTCGCGGATGGGTTGGCGGCCACGATCGAGTGGTATCGGAACAATGAGGGGTGGTGGCGTCCGATGAAACAGGATGTCGAGAACAAGTACGCGTTGACCCAACAGGTATTGGAAACGCATAACTGA
- a CDS encoding PIG-L deacetylase family protein has translation MMPQSPATDAARLLDVARRVLFVHAHPDDETLATGALIAELVDRGVEVHVLTATRGERGELVPGVADVEPGSAAFVALREQELRRALAALGVDHHAFLGTAPARDPGATTARRYRDSGMRWVTPDVAGPAEDSGPESLTAATVSEAASDLDAYVAATAPDLLISYDKNGGYGHPDHVRTHDLTAQVAGHTGIPMLEVIPPDRTVDGDLDAIAWLDLSSRLGRVQDALRAHASQVQVDGDHVVHVGGQREPIVVRAGVRLRATEAP, from the coding sequence ATGATGCCGCAGTCCCCCGCGACCGACGCCGCCCGGTTGCTCGACGTTGCCCGCCGGGTGTTGTTCGTGCACGCCCACCCGGACGACGAGACGCTGGCCACCGGCGCGCTCATCGCCGAACTCGTCGACCGCGGGGTCGAGGTGCACGTGCTCACCGCAACTCGCGGCGAACGCGGCGAGTTGGTGCCTGGTGTGGCCGACGTCGAGCCCGGTTCGGCGGCCTTCGTGGCGTTGCGTGAGCAGGAACTGCGTCGCGCGCTGGCGGCTCTCGGCGTCGACCATCACGCCTTCCTCGGCACCGCACCGGCCCGCGACCCCGGTGCGACGACCGCACGCCGCTACCGCGACTCGGGCATGCGCTGGGTGACCCCCGACGTGGCCGGTCCGGCCGAAGACTCCGGCCCCGAGTCACTCACTGCCGCAACGGTTTCCGAGGCCGCCAGTGACCTCGACGCATATGTCGCGGCCACCGCGCCCGACCTGTTGATCTCCTACGACAAGAACGGCGGCTACGGTCACCCCGACCACGTGCGCACGCACGACCTCACCGCCCAGGTGGCCGGCCACACCGGCATCCCGATGCTCGAGGTGATCCCGCCCGATCGCACGGTCGACGGCGACCTCGACGCGATCGCATGGCTCGACCTGTCGAGCCGACTCGGACGTGTGCAGGATGCGCTGCGCGCGCACGCGTCGCAGGTGCAGGTCGACGGCGACCACGTGGTGCACGTCGGAGGGCAACGCGAACCCATCGTCGTGCGCGCCGGTGTTCGCCTGCGCGCCACCGAAGCTCCGTAG
- a CDS encoding GDSL-type esterase/lipase family protein translates to MTQQDERREPVFNPSAEFQVVDGPRRVGVCFVGDEYVAGLGDPKALGWVSRVVARTPHAGVDLAGYNLGVRGDSSTEVLARWQQESDLRWRSANERRLVVGFGAADVEQGMSTARSRLNLANILDDASSAAIAAFVVGPAPTLDNEFNERLQVLVDAQADVCARRGVTYVDCFRPLLGHDQWQADLAASPDGLPGQAGYGLIAWLVLHAGWQAWLDL, encoded by the coding sequence GTGACCCAGCAGGATGAGCGGCGCGAGCCGGTGTTCAACCCGAGTGCGGAGTTCCAGGTGGTCGACGGGCCGCGCCGGGTGGGCGTGTGCTTCGTCGGCGACGAGTACGTCGCGGGCCTTGGTGACCCCAAGGCCCTCGGCTGGGTCTCCCGGGTTGTCGCCCGCACCCCGCACGCCGGCGTCGACCTCGCGGGTTACAACCTCGGCGTGCGCGGCGACAGCTCCACGGAGGTGTTGGCGCGCTGGCAGCAGGAGTCGGACCTGCGCTGGCGCAGCGCGAACGAGCGGCGCCTGGTCGTCGGCTTCGGCGCGGCCGACGTCGAGCAGGGCATGTCGACCGCGCGCTCCCGGCTCAACCTCGCCAACATCCTCGACGACGCGTCGTCGGCCGCGATCGCCGCGTTCGTGGTCGGGCCGGCACCCACGCTCGACAACGAGTTCAACGAGCGCCTGCAGGTGTTGGTGGATGCTCAGGCCGACGTGTGCGCGCGCCGCGGTGTGACGTATGTCGACTGCTTCCGGCCGCTGCTCGGCCACGACCAGTGGCAGGCCGACCTCGCGGCCTCACCCGACGGGCTGCCCGGCCAGGCCGGTTACGGCCTCATCGCCTGGCTGGTGCTGCACGCGGGATGGCAAGCGTGGCTGGATCTCTGA